The segment CCATCTTGAAAAACTTTTTTTCCAGTTTTCAATGTTTTTTCTATATCTAAACTTCCCAATAGATTATCCTCTGTTATATTTAAAGGAAGATTTACTATTTTTATCTCTGGAAAAACTTCACCAATACCTCTTACTAATGTTGATTTTGCAGTTCCCTTTTCTCCCCTTATAAGAACTCCTCCAAGACTTGGATTTATTATATTTAATATCAATGCCTCTTTCATTTTTTCCTGTCCCACTATTGCTGTAAATGGGTATAAATAATCTCTACTACTCATTGATCTTACCTGCCTTATCTTTTAATATTTTAAATACTGCTTTCCGTAAAACACAATCTTTATCCTCTAACCCATAAGAAGTATTAAAAATCATTCTTGAAGGGCAACACCCTTTGCAAATATCTCTATATTCACAAAAGTTACACCTCTCATATTTTCCAGAAGAAAGTTTTTTTATCTCTATTTCTCCATCTATATTTCCCATATAATAATCTTTATTCCCTACAAGAGAGCTACAAGGGTAGGCATCTCCTTCTGGAGTAACAACCATTGCTTGTCCCAAAGATGAATAACAATAATTTTCACTACTACACCTTGTAGTTGTCCTTATTCTTGCCTCTTCTATCTCTCTTATCACTATCTTTTTCCCTGTTAATTCTTTTAAAATTTCTATTTTTTCATAAGCTTTTTTCAAATTGATATATATGTCCTCATCTTTAGGAGGAGTAAGATCTTGATTTTCTAGACAATTTCCTGTAACTCTTAATAAATCAAGCCCAATCCCCTGTATATTTCCTAAATAATATGCCATCTCTACTAACTTATCTAACTTATCAATATTTCTATTGCTAACTACACAATTTAGATTGTCATTTCTATTTTTTTCCCTTAAAAGATTTATTCCTTCTAAAGTTCTTTTAGTTTTCCCTCTAAGCTCCTCATTTATCTTTATTGTTCCATCAAAGCTTATTCCAATATTTATTCTCATTTTTGATAGTTTTTCAGCTATCTCTTCTGTTATCAAAGTTCCATTACTTTGAAGTCCTATTTTACAATTATAACCATTCTCCTCTAAATATGAGTAAATTTTTTCTATTACTTGAAAATTTAAAAGAGGCTCTCCACCTGCTAAAATCAAAGTAAAATCTTTATTTTAACTATTCAAAAAATATTCTAATCTAAACTAACTAAATAAGATTTCCATTTCCAATAATATTCAAATATTAATTTTTTCAAAGATATTATTTAAAAAAGTATAAAAAAACAGTTGATTTAATGGTATTTATATTATACAATTAATTATAAACATTTTAATATATAGAAAAAAAGATAAAATTCGTGCCGATTTTTTTTAAAAACTCAAAAATAAAATTACAAATTTGGGTAATAATATTAATTTTTTTCTACCACCATACTAAAAAATATTGATACTACTAAACTTTACAATACACTTCAACATAATAAATCGTTCAGCATAAAATTTTTTTAAAATATTGACAAAAATTATTAATTAACAATTTATTTTTCTTATTACAGGGAAAATCTATTTCCTCTAAGAAAAAAATATTTTGATAACTTAAATAAAAGCTCCCATACAATGAGAGTTTTTATTTTACATTGCAAGTGTAAAAATTTAAGTATATTTATTAAAAAAAGAATAATTTTTAAAACTATATATAAAAAATATGGGAGGGAAATTATGGAAAAAGCTTACAAATTTAAAGAGTATGGAGATCAATTAAGGTTTGACTATTGCCCTGTTTGTAAAAGTGAGGGAGATAACCCAGATTTTACTTTAAACAAAAAAACTGGGGATTTTTATTGTCACAGAGAGGGAAAAGGTGGAAAATTTCATCAATTAAGAGAGTACGATGAGGATTTTTACAACTTCGCCAAAACAATAATAAAAATTGGCAGTAAAAAGAAAACTACACCTAAAGTTAATCTTGATGAGGCAATGAGAAAGAGAGGAAGTTATTTTTTAAACAAAGAATGGATTGGATATCTAAAGGGGAGGGGGATAGGTGAAAAATATCTTAAAAACCTATTTCGTCTTGGAAAAAACAAAAATATGATGATTCCTATTACAGATGGTAAAAAGGTTGTAGCAATAAAATATCGTGGATTAAACAAGGAGATGTCTTGTGAAGTTGGTAGCAGTGGAAACTATTTTATAAACTGGCAACACATTGTTAATAGGAATTATCTAATTATAGTTGAAGGGGAGATTGATCTTTTAAGTGCATTGGAAGTTGGTTTTGAAAATGTTGTCAGTTTACCTTTTGGGGCTCACAATGTAAGGGCTGTTAAAAATCAAAAAAAATGGATAGGGGAGTTTGAAAAGATAATAATTGCAGTTGATAATGATGAGGCAGGGGAGAAGTGTTATAGCAAGATTTTAGAGGAGTTAAAGGAGATTCACCACAAGCTGTACAGGGTATATATGGGAAAATATAAGGATTTTAACGAGATTTTAGTCAATGAAAGTGGAGAGAAATTAAAAGAGGTTATTGAAAATTGTGTAAGATGTGATCAAGCTGAGGAGGAGATATTTTTTCAGGGGGAAAATGGGTATTTAATAAAGGATAGAGGGGAGATTATCCCACTTACTGACTTTTTATTGGAGATAAAGGGGTTTTCTGATGGGTACATATTAGGAGTATCATACAATATGGGAAGTAGAAGGGAGTTTAGAGCTAAAAAAACAGAGCTTTTACTTCCAACTGGAATAGTTCAATATTTAGGTTACTATTTTGCCTCTCCAAATACAATAGCAAGTTTTTGGAGCTGGATTTTAAAGGAGAATGAAGATAAATTTATAGGTGAGATTGATCATTACGGAATAGTTGGGGACAATTATTATGATAAAGCCTCAAAAATCATCTGTGATAAAAACGATCTTGCAATTCAAAATATAGAGAATATCCCTGATTTAACTAAGAGCAATAAAATGTGGTTAAGAAAAAACCTTATATTTTTAAGAAAAGATATTAATCAAAGCTTGTTAGGGGTGTGTTGGGCATTGGGAAGAATCCACATTTCAGAGGGCTCATATCCAATTTTGGAGCTTGCAGGGACTACTTCAGCAGGAAAAACAGAGTATGCAGAGTTTATTGTGAGATTGCTTTTTGGAACAAAGGAGAACATTAAAAGCTTGGGAACACTTACACTTCACCAGATTAGAAGTATCTCAAGTTGCTCAAATATCACACCTTGGGTTATGGACGAGGTAAAGATAGTGGGACGGAACTTAAAGGAGAAAGCTGACTATTTTGCTAGTACTATAAGATCAATTTATGATAACAAAACTATAAACCAAGGAAACACTAAAAATAGATTATATGAGTTTAAACTTTGTACCCCTTTTATTATCTCTGGAGAAACTAAGATAAATGATGTGTCAATTAAAAATAGGGTTATTCCAGTTCAGTTAAAAACTACAAATAAAGGTGATTATCAAGTATTTGAAAAGTTTAAATATACAGATATTTTAGAGAGGCTTGGAAAAGCAATTTTAAAACAAAGGTTAGAAAAAGGGGCAATAATCATACCTGAAAATAGAATTAGAGACGTTTTTCCAGATGTAATTGACGAGAGACAGTTACATAATATTAAGTGTGTATATATCGGATTTAGAGCACTTGATCAGATTGTGAAATTCGATAAAGAGGTGAAAGATAGCTTTGTAAAATTTCTATCTAAAGTGGCAAATGATGGGGCTAATCCTGTTAGGAACTTCCTAGCACTTTTAGGGTTGTTAGCAGAGTCTGATAAGGATTGTAGACTATTTTATCAGGTGAAAGATGGAAAACATTACATATGGTTTAGCATGGTGTATAAGGGGATTTGTGAGGAGCATTTTCGGACTAATAGCACCCTAGAACTGCTTGACATGGACACTTTACGGCAACAATTAAAGGAAATACAGTTCATTATTCGTGAAAGAGTGTCTGTTCGTTTTCCGATAGATAGTTTTAGCAAAAAAACTCGAATTGTCTCAGCTACTGAAATACAGCCTATTAGTATCTTTGATTTTCAGATGAAAGAGTAAAAAGTGTAATCAGATGTAATCATTTGTAATCAAAGTGTAATCATAAAAATTCATATTTAAAATTAGAAATAATAGGATAAAACAAAAGTGTAATCAAAAATGGGAGTAAGGGGACATATATATATAGATAATTTATATATTTTATATGTATAGTAAAAAAGTCCCCCTATATAAGATAGGTCTGTGTAAATTTGATTACACTTTACCCTATTTTATATATATAACTATCTTAAATACATATAAATATATATATAAATAGTGATTACACTTAATTTTTAAAATATATATTAATAAATAGAAATAATGATAATTAATAGGTGTAATCAAAAGTTGGTTACATATTGATTACACTTGATTACACTTATAAGTTTAAAACTATCTATAAAACTATATAAAAATAAAAACGGAGGGAAAAAATATTGAAAAAAAAGTCTTTAGAACACTATTGTTTTAGTAAGATTGATGAGTTGTCAGAGAGAGAAAAGGAGCTTATTGAGATTTTTGTGGCTGATTTAGGGGAGTGGGCGACTGTAAAAGAGGTGTCAAAGTACTTAAAAATCCATAAAAACACCATATATAATATGGTTAATGATGAGATTCTTATATCTAGGAGGGTAAATCGTTCAATTAGGATATATAGCAAAAGTTTAATCTGTATTTTTGAGGAGTAAAATTATAAAAAGAAAGAAAAAAGCACGAAATTAATCGTGCTTTTTTTGTTTTAACCTTGTTTTAGATGGTCGGCTCCTTATACCCCTATTTTTTAACTTTATTTGAATTAGAGATATTTTAAACTTTAAAATTTGAGGAGCATTTTTTAATCACTTGTTTTAATAATTAGTATTTTTCCTATTTTCTTCCCTTTTGCTCGTACAACTTTTTTCTAAAAAGTGTAATTTAATGAGCATCTGTCCCTTTAGTTATAAGGAGCTATTAAATTTTAACCTGTTATTTTTTAAAAAATTAGGTTTTGGAACTTGGATTCCATACGCATATTGTAACATCGACAAGATATTTTTGTCAATATTATAATAAACTTTTATAAATTTAAGGTATGCAGAAACTCCATTTCTGCATCTCAAAAGTAGCAGTCGTTAAAACTCCTCTACTTTTGGAATCGACAAAATATTTTTATCAAAAAATAATTAACTTTTTTAATTAAATTTTAAAAAATTTAATTTTGGAAAGTCACTAGTTGTCACTGGTTGTCACTCCCTGCTACTGTTAAAAAGAAAAAATCTATAGTAAAATATAGATACCTAAAGAGCTCAAGGGTAAATATATTAAAACGTTTAGGGGGAATTAATTATGAAAAAAAGAAGTGGTGAAGTTTTAGCAACTATTGTTAAGGAGAAATCAAAGGTTGAAAACTCTATTGAGAGAGAGGGAGCTATCAAGAAAAATGTGGAGAATATAGAGGCTGTTATAGAACACGTAGCTGAGCTTGTTGAGGCAAACACTCCACTACCAGAGGATTCAAACTTT is part of the uncultured Fusobacterium sp. genome and harbors:
- a CDS encoding toprim domain-containing protein, whose protein sequence is MEKAYKFKEYGDQLRFDYCPVCKSEGDNPDFTLNKKTGDFYCHREGKGGKFHQLREYDEDFYNFAKTIIKIGSKKKTTPKVNLDEAMRKRGSYFLNKEWIGYLKGRGIGEKYLKNLFRLGKNKNMMIPITDGKKVVAIKYRGLNKEMSCEVGSSGNYFINWQHIVNRNYLIIVEGEIDLLSALEVGFENVVSLPFGAHNVRAVKNQKKWIGEFEKIIIAVDNDEAGEKCYSKILEELKEIHHKLYRVYMGKYKDFNEILVNESGEKLKEVIENCVRCDQAEEEIFFQGENGYLIKDRGEIIPLTDFLLEIKGFSDGYILGVSYNMGSRREFRAKKTELLLPTGIVQYLGYYFASPNTIASFWSWILKENEDKFIGEIDHYGIVGDNYYDKASKIICDKNDLAIQNIENIPDLTKSNKMWLRKNLIFLRKDINQSLLGVCWALGRIHISEGSYPILELAGTTSAGKTEYAEFIVRLLFGTKENIKSLGTLTLHQIRSISSCSNITPWVMDEVKIVGRNLKEKADYFASTIRSIYDNKTINQGNTKNRLYEFKLCTPFIISGETKINDVSIKNRVIPVQLKTTNKGDYQVFEKFKYTDILERLGKAILKQRLEKGAIIIPENRIRDVFPDVIDERQLHNIKCVYIGFRALDQIVKFDKEVKDSFVKFLSKVANDGANPVRNFLALLGLLAESDKDCRLFYQVKDGKHYIWFSMVYKGICEEHFRTNSTLELLDMDTLRQQLKEIQFIIRERVSVRFPIDSFSKKTRIVSATEIQPISIFDFQMKE
- a CDS encoding helix-turn-helix domain-containing protein; translated protein: MKKKSLEHYCFSKIDELSEREKELIEIFVADLGEWATVKEVSKYLKIHKNTIYNMVNDEILISRRVNRSIRIYSKSLICIFEE
- a CDS encoding radical SAM protein, with the translated sequence MILAGGEPLLNFQVIEKIYSYLEENGYNCKIGLQSNGTLITEEIAEKLSKMRINIGISFDGTIKINEELRGKTKRTLEGINLLREKNRNDNLNCVVSNRNIDKLDKLVEMAYYLGNIQGIGLDLLRVTGNCLENQDLTPPKDEDIYINLKKAYEKIEILKELTGKKIVIREIEEARIRTTTRCSSENYCYSSLGQAMVVTPEGDAYPCSSLVGNKDYYMGNIDGEIEIKKLSSGKYERCNFCEYRDICKGCCPSRMIFNTSYGLEDKDCVLRKAVFKILKDKAGKINE